The Mauremys reevesii isolate NIE-2019 linkage group 1, ASM1616193v1, whole genome shotgun sequence genome segment TTACAGTGGCCTGTGAGGCCAGCAGCCGGGGAGCTGAGGGTGTGGGGCCCACGTGGGCCGCACCGCAGCAAGATTGTGCAGGCCACCCGCAGGCCGCTGCCCTGCACGCCCTGGACCACCCGCGGGCCGCCCCCGGGGgccaccctgccccacagctggCAGGACAAGCGCCGGTGCAGGAGCAGATCCCCGGGCTGGAGCAGGTCACCTACGCGGGCAAGCAGCACTTCGTGCCCTGGCTGGCCCGGCCCCGCCACCCGTGCTGGGAGCGTGGCTGGCACGACCCCCACCACTCCCCGGGGCCGCACTACGAGGAGATGCCCCTCTACAAGGAGCGGGTCTGCTATGTGTGCCACCAGCGAGCCAAGATGCTGGAAGCCCTGTACTCTTGGAAGACTTGTTACATTTGTGTAGGACAATGGCTAGCAAGTATCCATCCCTCTCTAAAAGAATGTTGGCTAGAGACTACAAAGTGGCAGCTACATGGGAGAGAGAATCATCTATTCTTCAGGTGCATGAATGGATGTGCTAATTGCTAGCCTGCAGAGGAAAAGAGCCAGGTTCAACACAGAGCCTAGGGAGTGGAGTGCTTATGCTGCCATCTGCCCATTGGGCTGGCAGAGTTGGGAGGATTTTCCCCTGTTGAGCACAGACAAGGCTCTCTTAGGCTGTAACTAGGTGGTAGTGATTCATCCTGTACATTTCAGTTAACCCCTGAAGTGTGACAGTGCCCAAAAGCCTGCTAACGTTTTTCTAGATATATTTTCCCACTGTGAATGTGTCATTTACAAGACTATCTCTCACTCAGACGAAAACAACCAAACCTCCTAGACCAGCAGATACACAACAGCgacgtggggggaggggtaagagCGAGGGGAACACGTTATTCATATATTCAGAAGTGACAGGAAATACTGTCAAGAGAATGGGACACCAGTCAAGCACTTTTGAtttggattattttatttttatttttcagattagCCCGCTCTGATTAAACTTTAGAAATGGCGACGGTAAAACACAGAATGCAATGAAAGGAAGATGGTGTGTCAGGAAATCTGATTGGTCGGATTTTGCTGCAGAGTTCTAATTTCTGAAACAAAGGTgcattaaaacaacaaaaaagaagcaACAGCTAGTGTGAAGAAAGGTCACCAAAGATCGTTACGCTAGTAGAAATTGATCCTCCTTTTGTGCgtgtatatatatttacatttactCAAAGAAATCTTCCACGGCACTCATCAATCGATTTGAGCACAGAATATGTGCAGACAAATCCTTTGCTAAAACTAGGGCGGGTCATAATCTCAGCTAGCAACACGAATAAAACAggcatcatttttttaaaactgtatttttcaGAATATAGCTAATTGCTCTACTAGAGGAAGCACGAACATATGCTGGGAATTTCAAGTCACCACCTTGTAAAATTGTGTTCTTAGATGATCATCcggaaatgggggaggggcatgaTGGGTGTAACAGAAAATGCATCTTGAAAGCAGTTCTTGTATGAGTAATATATTTAACGCAACCCCCAAATCTAAGGGCATAAGTGAGTTTCCATTGAAATTATAACGCTGACTCGATATTGATTTTCGAACTCCTAAATGGGGCATTGTTTTCTCTGAAATCTATTTTTGAGTTCATTGCATGCCTTGGGAAATCTCAACCCAGTTGCATACAGAATGGAAGCGGGGGAGGGAATTGCGCTAAAAATTACCATCTTTACCTTTTCAAGGGATACGGATAGCATCATGAAGCGCGACCATGATTATTTTGTATTTTCACGTCTGGTGGTCGTAGGTAAAGAGTTTGGGGAAAGACCCGGCAaagcaccacagcacagtgcagaCTGAGGGATAACTTCCTGGCTCACTGTAGGGGCATGAAGCGTATCTCATGACTTGTCTAGGAAGAGATCCGCGGTGTTTTTCTTGGACTTACACTTAAACTGAACTCGCCTAGAAAAAGACATAGATTTGGGCTGTGCGCTGAAAGGGCAGGAGGACATTTTATACGGATTCGGTGATTAAATCCACATTATGAATAACATACTTGCAACACAAATGCTCTTTCCAGAATCACTCAAACATGCACCAGAAGAGCCAATTCTCTATTTTAAACGTATACTATTTTGTAAAAGCCACAGAGTATACTGAAATGTAGAGGGGATCACCTAATATGAAAAAGCTGCCAATAACTACAATATTAGGCAAAAGATTTAGATTTTACTAGTGTCTCATTCACACACCGTGGTTTCAGATAAAAAATAACCCATGTTTTTGTTTCGTGTTAATAGAATATGAAATGTCCGTTACATTTTACAATACATATACTTTTCATGAGGACAGGGCCAAGGATGTATTCCTTATAAAATATGCACATATGGTCCTAAAAATAAAGTGTAGCCACTTTTTGTAAGTGCTAAAtttgaaagaaataaaaagccGGAAGAGTGTCATCTCACATTAATTATATTCTGTAGATATAGAACTGGTCAGGTAGAAAACCAGTAACCCAAAGATATTAACATTTTTAAGGTGAGTTCTATAATATCTTTCAATCAGAGCAAAAATGACTGTTATAAGTCATTTTTGCTCTGGTTGAAAGATATTTTATTCATTGCGGGTCAGCGTACGTATGGGAACCAGGGAAAGTGAAACATTCACGCTTtgaaaattaatcatgatttcaAGAGGGGGTCTGAAGAGGGATAGATACTGCAAGCAGCAAGTCATTCGTACAGTCATTTTGTGCTTCTAACTCCTGGCTTTGTGGGGCTGAATtagttaactgaaaaaaaaaaacaaaatgctaTGGGTGTTAGGTTATTTATGATTATTTCACTTACCAAGTTATTCCACTGAAAATGTGAGTGGCCAAAGTAACCTGCAACTTTTAACTGATTGTTCCTTATATCATGTCAAAAAATGTTAAATCTTTCTGGCACAACTTAAAACCAAATTACACATTAAAGAAAAGGTCATTTTGTACTAGCCAGTTCTTTCTGTAAACGAAACATGCAACTAAATTGTCTATTCCTTAATAGACCGCCATCTTTTTTATCCTCTTATTTTTTTGCATAATCCGTTTAAATATTAAAGCAGAAATACAGCTCCTTTCAGTGTAAACGTGGTGGCTCTTAAAAGAGCCTTTGGGTTTTTTAGTTGGTTGCATGGACTCCAGCCATTAGGAATTTTAAGCTCTCTCGCCTCGGATACGCCGGGCTAACTGGATATCCTTGGGCATGATGGTGACTCTTTTGGCGTGAATAGCGCACAGGTTGGTGTCCTCAAAGAGCCCCACCAAATAGGCTTCGCTGGCCTCCTGCAGAGCCATAACGGCCGAGCTCTGGAAGCGCAAATCGGTCTTGAAGTCCTGGGCGATTTCAcgcaccaggcgctggaagggcAGCTTGCGGATGAGCAACTCAGTGGATTTCTGGTAGCGGCGGATTTCTCGCAGGGCCACGGTGCCGGGTCGGTAGCGATGAGGCTTCTTCACTCCCCCAGTGGCAGGCGCGCTCTTCCGGGCAGCTTTAGTAGCCAGCTGCTTACGGGGAGCTTTACCCCCAGTAGATTTGCGAGCTGTTTGCTTTGTCCTCGCCATTCTCACTAACTACGAAAAACTCCTTTCAGACAAAGGCAAACAAGACGCGCTGTAGCAAAACCCGGAATATATAACCAAAGTCTCCTTTCTGATTGGCTGGCGGAAACAGGCAAACTGCATtggacaatttaaaaaatatttgaaaagccCGCGCTCTGCCGGGAGGGAAAAAATTGACCCTTCCCGCCTTCTTTCTGCCCTCTGCTAGGGCCTATCCCGCTTCCGGCCCCCCCGGCCCTCCATCGTCTGATTCCACAGAACACGCGCTCCCTCTAGCCCACATACCTGGATTACGCTCTCATAGTAATTTAATAAAACCCTGGTTTAATGGCTGctgatttttctctttaaatCCCTCGCTCATGCTTGAAAGCGACAGATTTGTGATGTGATTCTGAATGCTTCTAGCCTCCTTACATCCCTCCCCCTCACCAAACTGCGACAGCGAAAAAGGAAAATCATACCGCATATGCCGAAAGTTTGGCGGGGGAATTCCATGCCATTTTATAGTGCACTTTGGGGTTATCTAGAGGGTGACAAATAACCTACAACCCTTCTCCTCCCGACACTCACAAAATAAGCGACATAATTTTATTAAGGATTTAATAGAAATAATTGAATTTTATAGTAATAGTTACTGTCCTGTTAGTGTTTTACTTCCCGAAAACCAAGATGTATACATGAACTCAACAAGGGATTGTCTAAGTAAAAACCAAACAAGGTGTTTTGAATACTTAGCATGCAAACTGACATGTTCATGTTTTATTCGAATGCCTCCAAGCATATACGTTTAAGAGTTGAGGCGAGAAGCTTTGATCGAAATAAAGATTTTAGACTTTGCAAATAAGGATTGAGATTTAAATGTTTAGTGTACATTTCTTACTAACATTTAAGATATAACCTAGATTTTTAAAACATGTATTTTCTGTGAGGAACAATCACACTTACCCCAGTCAGGGAAAACAAAGCAGTGTTTTGAGCTCTGTTATTGAAAACGTGGGTGGCTCTTAAAAGAGCCTTTGGGTTTTATGTTCTTTGATAGCATCTACTTAGAGCTGGTGTACTTGGTAACAGCCTTAGTGCCCTCAGACACCGCGTGTTTGGCTAACTCGCCCGGCAGCAGCAGTCTTACAGCGGTCTGAATCTCTCGGGAAGTGATGGTCGAGCGCTTGTTGTAATGGGCCAGACGAGACGCCTCCCCTGCGATACGCTCGAAAATGTCGTTCACAAACGAGTTCATGATGCCCATGGCCTTAGAAGAAATACCAGTATCTGGGTGAACTTGCTTCAGCACTTTATACACGTAGATGGAATAACTTTCTTTCCTAGTCTTTCTACGCTTCTTATCACCCTTCTTCTGAGTCTTAGTCACAGCTTTCTTAGACCCTTTCTTAGGCGCTGGAGCAGATTTCGCTGGCTCAGGCATATTGAGATTTGTTGCTTGCTCTAAAAGACAGAAACAACGTAAATATAATGGCGGCCACCCCCTTATTTATAGGGACCTTATGCAAATGAGACGCTTGTAATCTTTCATTTTTTATTGGGCCTTAGCTAAAGAATACGTCACGGACGATAAACCCTACGCCCAATTGGTCAAAATAAAATCCTCATCACCATTGGTTGGAAATacaatgaaaaatttcaaccaatcATGAATCAGTTTCTATACCAGAAGGAAGGGATAAAAAGGCTGGATTCGGGCGGGGCGCTAATTTCTccagtttttgctttttaaaaagtgctttggGTTTGTGAACTAGAGAGTCAATGTCGGGTCGAGGAAAGCAGGGAGGTAAAGTGAGGGCAAAGGCCAAGTCTCGTTCTTCGCGAGCGGGGTTACAGTTTCCTGTAGGTCGTGTGCACCGGCTGCTCCGCAAAGGTAATTATGctgagagggtgggggctggCGCCCCGGTTTACATGGCAGCGGTGCTGGAGTATCTGACCGCTGAAATACTGGAGCTAGCTGGCAACGCTGCGCGAGACAACAAGAAAACCAGGATCATCCCCCGTCACCTGCAGCTCGCTATCCGTAACGACGAGGAGCTCAACAAACTGTTGGGGAAAGTCACTATTGCTCAAGGTGGTGTCCTGCCCAACATCCAGGCTGTGCTCCTGCCTAAAAAAACTGAGAGCCATAAGGCGAAGAGCAAGTAAAAGTGACAGTATATTAAATCAACCCAAAGGCTCTTTTCAGAGCCACCCACAAGAACAAAAAAAGAGTTGAGTTTCTAATACACTAACAATTTTCTGCTTTAGAAAAAAGATGTTCTCCCTGTTGCTTAAAAAGATGTTCTCCCTGTTGCTTAAATCCTGGTTTACTTTTTATTACGTGAAATAATTTTTGTAGAGTGATTTGGACGAAACTTGCCTCTCgaatttttataaataaaactaATCTACCGTTCCGATTAAATTAGGGCTAAAATTAAAATTTATGTATTTTCATTAGTAGAGTATAGGCGGAAATAGCTATAAATCAACTCAATTTTAGAAAAATTCTGTAATTTAAAACATTAAAGCAGAATATTTAATTTGTACGGGTAAATGGAGTggattcactgaagtcaaagaaacCCAGGGGCGGAAGGGAAAGAGGGGCGTCATGGACCAGACTAATCGTCGTATAACGCGGATTTTTCAAATTATCCAGTTGATAAAAAGCGCGGATTTTTCAAATTTTCCCCAATTCCCGCAAAACTACTATTCTTCGCACTGCTTAACCGGTGATACATTCCCAACAGCTAAGCAAAATAAACCGAGAAGGGCGTTCTAAATTGCCAGCGGGACGAGCTCTAACCGCAAAATCTAAACGGCTAGAATCCCTGCGagcatagtttaaaaaaaaaaaaaaacccacccattaCATTTTTCTAAATTGTTTCTGGTTCAGAGATTAAAATTGGTTTCTTAAATTATACAGAAAATGAGGTTTTGGAATGTTATAAAAGGTGAAGAAACTGCTAGAGCCGGTCCTCCACCAAAGCAATCTTTGATGCACAGCACACTAGGTGTTTCAGCtccttggggaagggatgggTGGCTCTTAAAAGAGCCGTTGGGTTTGTTTGCACGAGATTCGAGTTCTCTTCAAACAGCTTCACTTCTTCTTGGGCGCTGCCTTCTTAGCCTTTCCTGCTTTGGGTTTGTTTAGCTTGGGCCTGGCAGCCTTGGGCTTCACCGCCTTGGCCTTAGCCGGACTCTTAGCTGCCTTCTTAGGCTTTGCAGGTTTGGCCTTTTTCGGGCTCTTGGCTGTTTTCTTGGCCGCGGAAGCTGCTGGTTTCTTGGCTTTTTTCGGGCTCTTTTTCACTGCCGTAGCTTTCTTAGGCTTCTTAGCGGCGCTGGCGGGTTTCTTGGCAGCTGGTTTCTTCGGCTTTGCCGCAGGCTTTTTCTTGGGTGCC includes the following:
- the LOC120374077 gene encoding histone H2A.J; the protein is MSGRGKQGGKVRAKAKSRSSRAGLQFPVGRVHRLLRKGNYAERVGAGAPVYMAAVLEYLTAEILELAGNAARDNKKTRIIPRHLQLAIRNDEELNKLLGKVTIAQGGVLPNIQAVLLPKKTESHKAKSK
- the LOC120374097 gene encoding histone H2B 8; amino-acid sequence: MPEPAKSAPAPKKGSKKAVTKTQKKGDKKRRKTRKESYSIYVYKVLKQVHPDTGISSKAMGIMNSFVNDIFERIAGEASRLAHYNKRSTITSREIQTAVRLLLPGELAKHAVSEGTKAVTKYTSSK